The following proteins come from a genomic window of Iamia sp. SCSIO 61187:
- a CDS encoding CAP domain-containing protein produces MTNMTNVTKRSLRRPTSRIVLAGVAVLVALLLAACLTSGQDAVLRELNSDRRAHGLASLPAHGTLTAKAQAWAEKMAREGRLSHSNLASGAPRCWQRLGENVGYGSSAAAVQDAFMRSSGHRANVLGRWTDVGVGYAKAGNRVYVVQVFMVRC; encoded by the coding sequence ATGACGAACATGACGAATGTGACGAAGCGGTCGCTGCGGCGCCCGACGTCGAGGATCGTGCTCGCCGGCGTCGCCGTGCTGGTCGCGCTCCTCCTGGCCGCATGCCTGACCTCGGGGCAGGACGCCGTCCTCCGCGAGCTCAACAGCGACCGCCGGGCCCACGGCCTGGCGTCGCTCCCGGCGCACGGCACGCTGACCGCCAAGGCCCAGGCCTGGGCCGAGAAGATGGCCCGGGAGGGGCGGCTGTCGCACTCCAACCTCGCGTCCGGGGCGCCGCGGTGCTGGCAACGCCTGGGTGAGAACGTCGGCTACGGCTCCTCGGCCGCCGCCGTGCAGGACGCGTTCATGCGGTCGTCCGGGCACCGGGCCAACGTCCTGGGCCGGTGGACCGACGTGGGTGTGGGCTACGCCAAGGCGGGCAACCGGGTGTACGTGGTCCAGGTCTTCATGGTCCGCTGCTGA
- a CDS encoding helix-turn-helix domain-containing protein, producing MSIIDVVDDLITLQDLAAHEDDPERRRSLDDLHRRVAARERGVKVSEAAAVLSLSQPTVRAWIDAGVLEPVRGASPVRIEVLSLADVKHALDLVRQHAEDRHLLAQVMRVLRDRANLTGALDEGIADPQQDQ from the coding sequence ATGTCGATCATCGACGTCGTGGACGATCTGATCACGCTCCAAGACCTGGCCGCACATGAGGACGACCCCGAGCGCCGTCGCTCGCTCGACGACCTCCACCGTCGGGTCGCAGCCCGCGAGCGGGGCGTGAAGGTATCCGAGGCGGCTGCGGTGCTCTCGCTGTCCCAGCCGACCGTCCGAGCGTGGATCGATGCCGGCGTCCTCGAGCCCGTTCGGGGGGCGTCGCCGGTCCGCATCGAGGTCCTCTCCCTCGCCGACGTGAAACACGCCCTCGACCTCGTCCGCCAACACGCCGAGGACCGCCATCTCCTCGCCCAGGTGATGCGCGTCCTCCGCGATCGGGCCAACCTCACCGGTGCGCTCGACGAGGGCATCGCCGACCCACAACAGGACCAGTAG
- a CDS encoding alkaline phosphatase family protein has product MELPDHHRHAVPLGSSPGTDGLGYSRAAQGLDDRRGHTMHHGEQRRPCRDRRGGLALVVGALLAAALLFTPLAAPVAAATPAEDQCFITAAHRVFLDREPSPGELDRWGRDLAAGRLPGDLPDSLATSDEWLSVEVSRLYRSALERAPEPEGLAFWTERLRTGGSVRHVAARVYGSPELHARAGGTDEAFVAALYDRILGRAAEPGGLAHWSREVGRRGRVGVAAQIFGSSESRTARVQYLYDRVLDRTADPAGRSYWTRRLVDLDDVRLAVLLAASAEFFEVAQRDCGQPEVPRTEHVVVIDWDGFDPAFLELADTPAIDALVARGSSSIATATFQTLSNPSRASLVTGALPRTHGNAGYYFDEAAGVARAQGRALEAETIAEAVGRQDRTVASVQWYMTEDHGTSYGDPRQLYVEPGGPFRQRVDAAIEILHQRPVDSGGRQVTVPEIPALLAVYGGDIDTLVHDEGTASPTLPGLMVEMDAQLGRLVQATRDVGIFEETTFILTGDHGMTDVDSSALPDLLEAIDATGYQTGVLFPPYLTTPNPSTEVVVIQGDRAADITLRGTADSPEGRLAVAAALDGLVGDLLTEVLAEDDFAALGASDKLGDFQAIPEPPYTLSLVETPGQPRAGHASRAEQEVPLIVSGPGFCTGVAPTAPELIDVAPTIAALLGVEPPADADGRILSEALAGTCTSG; this is encoded by the coding sequence TTGGAGCTGCCCGATCATCACCGCCATGCCGTCCCTCTCGGGTCCTCACCGGGGACAGACGGCCTTGGCTACAGTCGGGCCGCGCAGGGGCTCGACGATCGACGGGGACACACGATGCACCACGGGGAGCAACGCCGGCCGTGTCGCGACCGGAGGGGCGGTCTCGCCCTGGTCGTCGGCGCCCTGCTGGCGGCGGCGCTGCTGTTCACGCCGTTGGCGGCGCCGGTCGCCGCCGCCACCCCTGCCGAGGACCAGTGCTTCATCACAGCTGCCCACCGTGTCTTCCTCGACCGGGAACCGTCGCCGGGCGAGCTCGACCGTTGGGGTAGGGATCTGGCTGCTGGGCGGCTGCCCGGTGACCTGCCTGACAGTCTGGCGACCAGTGATGAGTGGTTGTCGGTCGAGGTGTCCCGGCTCTATCGATCAGCCCTGGAGCGGGCTCCAGAGCCGGAGGGTCTCGCGTTCTGGACCGAGCGGCTGCGGACCGGTGGGTCCGTCCGACATGTCGCCGCCCGGGTGTACGGCTCGCCGGAGCTCCATGCTCGGGCCGGCGGCACCGACGAGGCCTTCGTCGCTGCCCTCTACGATCGCATCCTCGGCCGGGCGGCGGAGCCGGGCGGGCTCGCCCACTGGTCCAGGGAGGTGGGTAGGCGAGGCCGAGTTGGCGTCGCCGCGCAGATCTTCGGCTCGTCCGAGTCCCGGACCGCCCGGGTCCAGTACCTCTACGACCGGGTCCTTGACCGGACAGCCGACCCGGCCGGGCGGAGCTACTGGACCCGTCGCCTGGTTGACCTCGACGACGTCCGCCTCGCGGTGCTCCTCGCCGCCAGTGCCGAGTTCTTCGAGGTGGCCCAGCGGGACTGTGGGCAGCCCGAGGTGCCTCGGACCGAGCACGTGGTCGTCATCGACTGGGACGGCTTCGACCCGGCCTTCCTCGAGCTGGCCGACACCCCCGCCATCGACGCCTTGGTGGCCCGGGGCAGTTCGTCGATCGCTACGGCCACGTTCCAGACGCTGTCGAACCCGTCGCGAGCGTCTCTGGTCACGGGGGCCCTTCCCCGTACCCACGGCAACGCCGGCTACTACTTCGACGAGGCCGCTGGCGTGGCCCGGGCCCAAGGGCGGGCCCTCGAGGCTGAGACCATCGCCGAAGCCGTGGGTCGCCAGGACCGGACCGTGGCGTCGGTCCAGTGGTACATGACAGAGGACCACGGGACCTCGTACGGCGATCCGCGCCAGCTCTACGTCGAGCCCGGCGGGCCTTTCCGCCAGCGGGTCGACGCCGCCATCGAAATCCTCCACCAGCGGCCTGTCGACTCCGGCGGACGCCAGGTAACCGTCCCCGAGATCCCTGCCCTGCTGGCCGTCTACGGCGGTGACATCGACACCCTGGTCCACGACGAGGGCACTGCCAGCCCCACCCTGCCAGGGCTCATGGTGGAGATGGACGCCCAACTCGGTCGCCTGGTGCAAGCCACCCGCGATGTCGGCATCTTCGAGGAGACGACCTTCATCCTCACCGGCGACCACGGCATGACGGACGTCGACAGCAGCGCCCTGCCCGACCTGCTCGAAGCCATCGACGCCACGGGCTACCAAACCGGCGTGCTGTTCCCCCCGTACCTGACCACGCCCAATCCCAGCACCGAGGTCGTCGTCATCCAAGGCGACCGGGCCGCCGACATCACCCTCCGCGGCACCGCTGACTCACCCGAGGGCCGCCTGGCCGTGGCCGCCGCCCTCGACGGCCTTGTCGGTGACCTCCTCACCGAGGTGCTCGCCGAGGACGACTTCGCCGCCCTCGGCGCATCGGACAAGTTGGGCGACTTCCAAGCGATCCCCGAGCCGCCTTACACCCTGTCCCTCGTGGAGACGCCGGGGCAGCCGCGCGCCGGCCACGCCTCGCGGGCCGAGCAGGAAGTGCCGTTGATCGTGTCCGGGCCCGGGTTCTGCACTGGCGTCGCACCCACGGCCCCCGAGCTCATCGACGTGGCTCCGACCATCGCTGCCCTGCTCGGTGTCGAGCCACCGGCCGACGCCGACGGCCGGATCCTGAGCGAAGCACTGGCCGGCACCTGCACGTCCGGCTGA